GAATGAACGATTACATCTCAAAGCCCCTTAAAAAGGAAAATCTTATCCGCATGGTGGAGAAGTACGGAAAAACGCTGCATTCATGATGTTGTCAAACCTGCTTATGCAAAAGGCCCGGAAAGATTTCCGGGCCTTTTGCTTATTCCGCTCATAAATTCAGGGGAAGGCTTCCAGCGGGCAGATTCGTTTTAAATGGAAACCGCTCGCGCCCCTCCTCCTTGGTCAACCCCGCACGATGTTCCGGCGCAGAAAGCTGAAATTGTCGCCCCAGAAGCGCTTGGACTGGCTGTTGCCCTTGAGCATGTGAAAGGCGTGGCCGACTCCGGGGTAGTATTTCACCTCGTGGGGCGCTTCCCTGCCGGAAAGGGCGGTTTCCAGGCGGCGGGTGTCCGAAAGGAGGATGTCCCTGTCCCCCACCATTGCGAAAACCAGGGGAAACGGACGCTCCGGCCTGGCCTCCGATTCCAGTATCAGAAGCGGGTCGGCCAGGGCGGTTTCCGGCGAGGGCTTCTCCCAGCCGCGCCCGAGGTAGCCACGGGAGACGTCCTGGGCCATCTTGCTGTGAACGCCCAGCCACCTGCCGGAAAACCCCTCTATCGCCTGGGCGTCGAACCGCGTGGTTTCGCTCACCTGCAGGATGCCGCACAGGACCATTATGGCCTTGGGCGTAATTCCGGTCTCGTAAACCATTCTTGCATAGGGCTCACGGCGCTCGAAGGAGGCGCAGATCCCAAGGCCCAGGGTGAGGTTGCCGCCTGCGGATTCACCGGCCACGAAAAGCTGGGACGGGTCGGCCCCGAAGCGGGCCGCGTTTTCCGTAACCCAGCGATAGGCCCGGCAGGAGTCCTCCAGGGCCGCAGGATAGCGGTGCTTGGGGGCCAGCCTGTAATTCACGTTGAAAACCGCCATTTTCCCGTAATGGGAGTAGGCAAGGGCCACCGCCCGGTGGGTCTCCTTGGAGCACATGGAAAAGCCGCCGCCGTGTAGGTAGATGAGGACCGGAAGCTTTCCGTCGGACTGTTTCGGCCTGTAAACGTCCAGGGTGCAGGCGGGGTCGGCTCCCCCGTCATAGGGCAGGTCCCGCGTTATGTCGCTCAAGTCCCTTATTTCCCTCTGACGCCTGGAAAAATCCGAAACAAGGGCCATGCCTTCAAAAAGGCCCTCGAACATGCGGTGCCGGGCTTTTTTCATCAATCTTTCAATCTTCACGAACAATACCTTTCTAAAAACCGGATTTAGCGGCCTGCCACAAGCTCATCCGTCATGCTGTTCAGCCGGTGCCTTATCTTTTCAACCTCAAGGGTTATGAGAAGCCTTCTTTCGCGGCCATCGGCCTTTTCAAGTTCCTTGCGCGACACTCCGGGAGAGTACCTTTCGCAGGAGACCACCATGCGTTCAACCCTTCTTACCGGCCCGATGGGAACGTTGATCCCCCGAAGTCCGCGAGTCAGGGGCACGGTCCAGCCAAAGGGCAGGTTGAGGCGCAGGTTCCATGCGTCGCCCCCCTGGTGGGCCAGGAGGCAGATGTCCGCGTCCGCGAGAACTGCGGCGGCGATCATCCCCGCGTTGTCAAAGGGCCCCACGTAGTCGGTCCACGAAAGGTGGCAGTACATGCCCTCAGGCCCGGTTCCGGTGATGTTGATCCTGCCGTCCTTCAGGCGCGCAACCAGCCCTTCCAGGTCGTAGACCCTGGTGGGGGTCCCAAGGCGGGAAAAAAGGGCCTTCATGCCCGGAAAGCGCATGAGCATGGGATGGGGATAGATGCCAACCACCTTGTCCGAAAGGCCGTGATCGATGAAATATTCCCCAAGCAGCAAGAGCATTGGCGTGGGCGCGTAAAGGGGGCCGTGGGCGGCTATGAAAACCAGCGGGCGGTCGCCGTCGGGAAGGGCGGCTTCCGGGTTTATCAGCTCGAAATCCTTGATGAAAAACTTCCGAAGGCCCTTCACGTAAGGGGCAAGGCGAGAAAGCGGGATTCCTTCGCCCGGCATGGCGATTCCAGGTTCAAGGCTTGTCATTGCTCAGCTTTTCCTTGTGATATCGGCTCGCTATGCGAAAGGCGGCCATTTTACCCTTGTCTTGATCAGCTTCATACAAACAAATAACCCTAAACCCGGAAAAAAATTTTGGCAAGCAATAGAAGGCTTATGAATCCTGGCTTTGCCGCAAGGGAAAGATTCGGCGGCCCTTTGCCGGTTTCGGGTTGATGGATGAAGACAGTGGTAGTATTATCAAAAAATGGTAGCGATTGAAACAGAAAATACGACACATCGCGTCATAAAAGAGGCGTCGGACGACCGATTTGCGGCGGCGGCCCTGGCCATGATCGCCGTGGCGGTTTTTGCGGCCTATGGCAACGCGGTCAGGGTCCCCTTTCTCCTGGACGACGCCCTGAACGTGGGAAACAACCCGTCCATAAGGAATTTGCGGGATATCGCGGCGGTACTGGCCGGTTCGGCTCATACCGGGGTGGCGGGCCGCCCGGTCAGCAACCTTACCCTGGCCGTAAACTGGGCTTTCGGGGCTGATAACCCTTTTGGATACCACCTTTTCAATATCCTGATTCACTTAGGCTGCGCCTTCGCCCTGTTCGGAGTAGTGCGGCGGAGCCTTCTTCTGCCCGCCCTCAATGAACGGTACGGAAAATGGTCCCTCCGCCTGGCCTTTTTTTCCGCGCTGGTCTGGGCTGTGCATCCGCTCACGACCCAGGCTGTGACATATGTGACCCAGCGTATAGAGGCCATGATGGCCTTTTTCTTTCTTTTGGTACTTTATTGCTCAATTCGGGCGCTTGGGTCAAAAAGGCCCGTTTTGTGGCAGATTGGCGCAGTTTGCGCCATGTTCCTGGGCGCAGGCTCGAAG
This region of Deltaproteobacteria bacterium genomic DNA includes:
- a CDS encoding alpha/beta hydrolase codes for the protein MKIERLMKKARHRMFEGLFEGMALVSDFSRRQREIRDLSDITRDLPYDGGADPACTLDVYRPKQSDGKLPVLIYLHGGGFSMCSKETHRAVALAYSHYGKMAVFNVNYRLAPKHRYPAALEDSCRAYRWVTENAARFGADPSQLFVAGESAGGNLTLGLGICASFERREPYARMVYETGITPKAIMVLCGILQVSETTRFDAQAIEGFSGRWLGVHSKMAQDVSRGYLGRGWEKPSPETALADPLLILESEARPERPFPLVFAMVGDRDILLSDTRRLETALSGREAPHEVKYYPGVGHAFHMLKGNSQSKRFWGDNFSFLRRNIVRG